The Mercurialis annua linkage group LG2, ddMerAnnu1.2, whole genome shotgun sequence genome contains a region encoding:
- the LOC126669800 gene encoding glycine-rich cell wall structural protein 2-like → MAISKSSLLFSFKLAILLLIAFNVSAQTEEQVNTDKGGSSGMGSGNEMSNGGGYGMGYGNKGGYGMGSGYGKGNEGGYGNKGGYGMGGGYGNKGGYGMGGGYEKGNEGGYGNKGGYGMGGGYGNKGGYGMGSGYGKGNEGGYGNKGGYGMGGGYGKGNEGGYGNKGGYGMGGGYGKGNEGGYGNKGGYGMGGGYGKGNEGGCGNKGGYGMGKGGDYGNGQ, encoded by the exons ATGGCCATCTCAAAAAGTTCCCTTCTTTTTAGCTTTAAATTAGCTATTCTTCTTCTTATTGCATTTAATGTCTCAGCTCAAACCG AGGAACAAGTGAATACTGATAAAGGAGGCAGCTCCGGCATGGGAAGCGGAAATGAAATGAGTAACGGAGGCGGATATGGCATGGGATACGGAAATAAAGGCGGATACGGCATGGGAAGCGGATACGGAAAGGGAAATGAAGGCGGATACGGAAATAAAGGAGGTTATGGCATGGGAGGTGGATACGGAAATAAAGGCGGATACGGCATGGGAGGCGGATATGAAAAGGGAAATGAAGGCGGATACGGAAATAAAGGAGGTTATGGCATGGGAGGTGGATACGGAAATAAAGGCGGATACGGCATGGGAAGCGGATACGGAAAGGGAAATGAAGGCGGATACGGAAATAAAGGAGGTTATGGCATGGGAGGTGGATACGGAAAGGGAAATGAAGGCGGATACGGAAATAAGGGCGGGTACGGCATGGGAGGTGGATATGGAAAAGGAAATGAAGGCGGATACGGAAATAAGGGCGGATACGGCATGGGAGGTGGATATGGAAAGGGAAATGAAGGCGGATGCGGAAATAAAGGCGGATACGGCATGGGAAAGGGAGGCGATTACGGTAACGGTCAGTAA